In Vidua chalybeata isolate OUT-0048 chromosome 4, bVidCha1 merged haplotype, whole genome shotgun sequence, the genomic window gggTGCTCAGGGGCTGGGACCGCCACGGTGCCGAGCCGTGACTTGGCCGGCGGTGCTGACCCGAAGCCAGGTCCCATCGggtccctcctgtcccctgtccctgtcacgGCGCTCCCAGAGGCCATGGAGTTCCCAGGGGGTCGTGTGGCTGCCGGGGATCTGTGGGATCCCCGTGGCTGTGGGGGCTCTCAGGGGGTCCTGAGCctcctggggggggggtcccaggctGGGGGCAGTGACCTGGGGCGGGGCTGGGAGCGGGGTGCCGCCTGAGCAGGGCGTGTTTGGGGACGCCGAGTGGCCGCGGGTGGCACGGGGCCAGCGCTGCCCTCCCGCTGCCGCTGCTCGCCGCAGGTCGGACGTGGTGGTGCTGTGCTTCTCGCTGGCGAACCCCAACTCGCTGCGGCACGTGAAGACCATGTGGTACCCCGAGATCAAGCACTTCTGCCCCCGCACCCCCATCGTGCTGGTGGGCTGCCAGCTGGACCTGCGCTACGCCGACCTGGACGCCGTCAACCGCGCGCGCCGGCCGCTGGCCAAGTGAGCCCCCAAAGTgtcaccccctcccccccccagccccacggggacagggacacctcagtGTGTCATCACCCCAGTCCCATTGAAATGGGGACCCTTCCCTGCGCTCCCGTGGGGACCCCCAGTTTTGCCACCACCATGTTAGGGTGTGTCATTTCCCCACAGGATGGGGTCCCCCCGTGGGTCAGGGTCTTCTGACAGCACTTGTGGGGTGGAACCTCTGCCCTGCTCAACGCTCCTGGGTTGGGGCCTCCCCTCCAGACCCCCCTGGCACCCCCACAATGAGGGGCCACCCTCCCAGCACTCCCTGGGATGGCGATGAGACTTTCCATGCTTGGAATGAGGAGGGGCTGCCCTGGACACCCCCTCAGCCCCCCACCCTGTCCATGCCCCCCCCAGGCCCATCAAGCCCTCGGACATCCTGCCACCGGAGCGGGGGCACGAGGtggcccaggagctgggggtgccgTACTACGAGACCAGCGTGGTGGCCCAGTTCGGGGTCAAGGACGTGTTCGACAACGCCATCCGCGCCGCGCTCGTGTCCCGCCGCCACCTGCAGTTCTGGAAGTCCCACCTGCGCAAGATGCAGCGCCCGCTGCTGCAGGCGCCCTTCCtgccccccaagccccccccgcccctcatCCAGGTGCCCGACGCCCCCCCCGGCCTGGGGGGGGGCCCGGCCGCGCTGTTCCAAGCCCCGCTCTGCGCCGACGTCGTCTTCCAGCTGCAGGGCGGCCACCGCGTCTTCGCGCACCGCGTCTACCTGGCCACCGCCTGCTCGCGCTTCTACGACCTCTTCACGCTGGAGGCGCCGCCCGGGACCCTCGGCGAAGGGGACGGGGGGACCCGTGACCTGTCATCGTGGGGCCGCGGCTTCCTAAGCCTGCGCTGGGAGCCGGTGGCCGACCCGGtggcggggcgggagcggcggaTGGCGGTGGTGGCCATGGACCGGGGCGTGCGGCCGGAGCCGCTCCGCGCCGTGCTGGAATATTTGTACACGGGCCAGCTGGAGCGGCCCCACGGCGACCTGCGCCAGGTGGGCGCcgtggccgagctgctggaggTGTTCGACCTGCGCATGATGGTGGCCAACGAGCTCAACCAGGAGAGCTTCATGAACCAGGAGATCACCAAGGCCTTCCACGTGCGCCGCGCCAACCGCGTCAAGGAGTGCCTGGCCAAGGGCGTCTTCGCAGGTATAGGGGGCGGGGatggggggctgtggggacaggagggtCACCGCTGTCGCCTCCAGATGGTGTCCCCTTCTCGTGGTGCCAGTGTGGTGACAGGGTAATGGGCAACCTGAACCTCTCCCACCGCTGAGGTCTTTGGAGTCTGGGGTCCTGTCCCAGTCAGTCAcggaggtgctgctgggctggagtgGCAgttctgggctgtgctggcccaggCAGTGGTGTCCCCATGGAAGGGGTGTCCAAGGGAATTTGTCCCCAAGGCAGTGGTGTCCCCATGGAAGGGGAGTCCAAAGGAATTTGTCCCCAAGGCAGTGGTGTCCCCATGGAAGGGGTCTCCAATGGGTGGTTGTCCCCAAGGCAGTAGTGTCCCCATGGAAGGGGCGTCCAAGGGATTCTTGTCCCCAAGGCAGTGGTGTCCCCATGGAAGGGGCATCCAAGGGATTCTTGTCCCCAAGGCAGTGGTGCTCAAGGggtggctgtccctgctctgctgtgtccaAGGAGTGGCTGcctctgggctggggaggaCGAGGGGTATCTGAGGGGTGGCTGTCCCCCCCTGAGccgtccccctgtccccagacGTGGTGTTCCACGTGGATGACGGGGCGGTGCCGGCGCACAAGCCGCTGCTCATCGCCGGCTGCGACTGGATGAGGGCCATGTTCCGAGGGGGCTTCCGCGAGAGCTACGCCAGCGAGGTGGGGGCCAGGAGGGCACCTGTGGGGCAGAGTGGGCATCTTTGGTTGGGGTCGGGGGGCTGCTCAGACCCCCTGGCGCAGGGACACGTGTGTCCTACTTCCCTCTTGCAGAGGAGaaagctgggagctgtgctggcttgTGGGGGCTattccagggctgtgccagctcaggCATTGCCAAGAGGGTCCCCCTTTCCCCCAGCCCCCTTTGGGGGTGGCTCTGAactccccccaaaccccccgaccccacaggtgtccctgcctggcaccAACTGCGCCTGCCTCCGCGCCGTCCTCGACTTCCTCTACACGGGGGTCTTCACCCCCACGCCCGACCTGGACGCCATGGAGCTGCTCATCCTCACGGACCGGCTGTGCCTGCCGCGGCTGCAGGCGCTCACCGGTGAgccccccccccgctccccgcaCCCTCCCCCCGGTATCCCCCCGCACCCTCCCGCGGCCCCTGACGTCACCTGCCAATACCCTGCTGGTGCCGCGGGGACGGATCGATCGTCCCCGTGTGTCATTCGCTGTCCTTATGTAAGCGCGGGCtggcccggggggggggggggggggggcacgtCCCCGGTGTGTGACCCCCGCCCCGAgccccccatttcccccctctcccAGAGCAATACGCCGTGGACGAGCTGCTCCGAGCCTTCATGCAGCGCGTGGAGATCGACGAGCAGGTCATCATCTACCTGGAGATGACGCAGgtatgggggggggggctggagGGCACGGAGACCCccgggaggggggggggggcgggcaCAGAGACTCCGAGGTGATGGGgtgaccccccccaaaatcctcccccgccccccgcccAGTTCCACAACGCCCGGCAACTGACCGCGTGGTGCCTGCACTACATCTGCACCAACTACAACCGCGTGTGCCGCCGCTTCCCCCGCGAGATGAAGTTCATGTCCCCAGGTACGGGGtgggcgcggggcggggggcgcggggaggGGGTCCCCCGCCGTGCCCTGAGCCCCGCGATGTCCCCGCAGAGAACCAGGCGCACTTCGAGCGGCACCGCTGGCCCCCGGTGTGGTACCTGAAGGAGGAGGATCTGTACCTGCGCTCCAAGAAGGAGCGGGAGCGcgaggagcagctgcagcgcAAGCAGCACCCCCGCAGCAAGTGGTGCTTCTGGAGGCCCTCGCCCCCCGTGTCC contains:
- the LOC128787407 gene encoding rho-related BTB domain-containing protein 1-like isoform X2, which codes for MDPDVDYERPNVETIKCVVVGDNAVGKTRLICARACNATLSQYRLLATHVPTVWAIDQYRVCQEVLERSRDVVDEVSVSLRLWDTFGDHHKDRRFAYGRSDVVVLCFSLANPNSLRHVKTMWYPEIKHFCPRTPIVLVGCQLDLRYADLDAVNRARRPLAKPIKPSDILPPERGHEVAQELGVPYYETSVVAQFGVKDVFDNAIRAALVSRRHLQFWKSHLRKMQRPLLQAPFLPPKPPPPLIQVPDAPPGLGGGPAALFQAPLCADVVFQLQGGHRVFAHRVYLATACSRFYDLFTLEAPPGTLGEGDGGTRDLSSWGRGFLSLRWEPVADPVAGRERRMAVVAMDRGVRPEPLRAVLEYLYTGQLERPHGDLRQVGAVAELLEVFDLRMMVANELNQESFMNQEITKAFHVRRANRVKECLAKGVFADVVFHVDDGAVPAHKPLLIAGCDWMRAMFRGGFRESYASEVSLPGTNCACLRAVLDFLYTGVFTPTPDLDAMELLILTDRLCLPRLQALTEQYAVDELLRAFMQRVEIDEQVIIYLEMTQRTRRTSSGTAGPRCGT
- the LOC128787407 gene encoding rho-related BTB domain-containing protein 2-like isoform X1, encoding MDPDVDYERPNVETIKCVVVGDNAVGKTRLICARACNATLSQYRLLATHVPTVWAIDQYRVCQEVLERSRDVVDEVSVSLRLWDTFGDHHKDRRFAYGRSDVVVLCFSLANPNSLRHVKTMWYPEIKHFCPRTPIVLVGCQLDLRYADLDAVNRARRPLAKPIKPSDILPPERGHEVAQELGVPYYETSVVAQFGVKDVFDNAIRAALVSRRHLQFWKSHLRKMQRPLLQAPFLPPKPPPPLIQVPDAPPGLGGGPAALFQAPLCADVVFQLQGGHRVFAHRVYLATACSRFYDLFTLEAPPGTLGEGDGGTRDLSSWGRGFLSLRWEPVADPVAGRERRMAVVAMDRGVRPEPLRAVLEYLYTGQLERPHGDLRQVGAVAELLEVFDLRMMVANELNQESFMNQEITKAFHVRRANRVKECLAKGVFADVVFHVDDGAVPAHKPLLIAGCDWMRAMFRGGFRESYASEVSLPGTNCACLRAVLDFLYTGVFTPTPDLDAMELLILTDRLCLPRLQALTEQYAVDELLRAFMQRVEIDEQVIIYLEMTQFHNARQLTAWCLHYICTNYNRVCRRFPREMKFMSPENQAHFERHRWPPVWYLKEEDLYLRSKKEREREEQLQRKQHPRSKWCFWRPSPPVS